The Acidimicrobiales bacterium genome includes the window GACTTCGCCGGGTTCGGCGTGGACGACGCTCTCATGAGCCGCGCGGGCAGCGGGGCGGTGTTCATGCACTGCCTCCCCGCCCACCGGGGCGAAGAGGTCGAGGCGTCCGTGCTGGAGGGTCAGGCGAGTCGCGTGTGGCCCCAGGCCCGCAACCGGATGGCCGCCGCCCGTGGCGTTCTCGAGTTTCTCATGGAGGCCGGCGCCACGGTGGAGCAGAGGACGTGAGTGAGCAGCGGCTGGGCAAGGCCCAACGTCAGCACCGCATCGCCGCTCTGCTCGGCTCACAGGCCGTCACGAGCCAGACGCAACTGGTCGACCTGCTCGCCGACGAGGGCGTCCGCGCGACACAGGCGACTGTCTCCCGGGATCTCGAGGATCTCGGCGCGATCAAGGTGCGGATGCCCGGCGGACAGACCGTCTACGCCGTGCCCGAACTCCCGAGCCAGCAGATCGCCCCCGACGACCATCTCGCGCGGGTCTTCGGCGACTGGGTCGTCGACGTCGCGGTGTCCGCTCCACTCGTCGTTCTGCGGACCCCGCCCGGGTCGGCCCACGTCGTCGCGTCGGCCCTCGACAGATCCGGTGTCGAGGGCATCATCGGTACCGTCGCCGGTGACGACACCATCATGATCGTCGTCGCAGCCGGCCATCCCGTCGACGCTGTCTCGGACCGGCTGCGTGAGCTTTCCGGCCTCTAGGAGGACCCCAGTGACCACGAACATCGACAAGGTCGTTCTCGCGTACTCGGGAGGTCTCGACACGTCGGTCATCCTGCGGTGGCTGACCGAGACCTACGGCTGTGAGGTCGTCACCTTCACAGCCGACCTCGGTCAGGGTGAGGAGCTCGAGCCGGCCCGCACCAAGGCCGAGGCCATGGGTGTGAACGAGATCTTCATCGAGGACCTGCGCGAGGAGTTCGTCGGCGACTTCGTCTACCCGATGTTCCGTGCCAACGCGATCTACGAGGGCGAGTACCTGCTCGGCACGTCGATCGCCCGCCCGCTGATCGCGAAACGACTCGTCGAGATCGCCGACGCCACCGGTGCCGACGCCGTGTCGCACGGCGCGACCGGCAAGGGCAACGACCAGGTCCGTTTCGAGCTGGGTGCCTACGCACTGAAGCCGGGGATCAAGGTCATCGCCCCGTGGCGGGAATGGGACCTGAATTCACGCGAGAGCCTCCTCGCCTACGCCGAGAGTCGCGGGATCCCGATCGAGATGAAGCGCACCGGTGGGTCGCCGTACTCGATGGACGCGAACCTGTTGCACATCTCCTACGAGGGCGGTCCTCTGGAGGATCCGTGGACGGCCTCCGAGGAGGACATGTGGCGCTGGTCCGTCAGCCCCGCGGCGGCACCCGACGAGGTGACCACGATCGAGTTGACGTTCGCGAACGGCGACCCGGTGGCACTGGACGGGAAGCGCCTGAGCCCCGCGGAGATGCTGACCGAGCTCAACCGCGTCGGTGGCGCCAACGGCATCGGCCGCCTCGACATCGTCGAGAACCGCTACGTCGGGATGAAGTCACGCGGCTGCTACGAGACACCGGGCGGGACGATCATGTTGCGGGCGCACCGGGCGATCGAGTCCATCACGCTCGACCGTGAGGTGGCGCACCTCAAGGATGAACTGATGCCGCGCTATGCGAGCCTCGTCTACAACGGCTACTGGTGGAGCCCGGAGCGCAAGATGCTCCAGGCGGCCATCGACGACTCCCAGACGGTCGTCAACGGCGTCGTCCGCCTGGACCTCTACAAGGGGAATGTGACGGTGACCGGCCGACGCTCCGACGACTCGCTGTTCGACGAGGCGATCGTCACCTTCGAAGAGGACGAGGGCGCGTACCATCAGGGCGACGCCGAGGGGTTCATCAAGCTCAATGCCCTCAGGCTGCGCACGGCAGCCGCCCGCGGCCGGACCCTGTCTTAGGATCGCCACCGTGAGCACGCTCTGGCACGGACGATTCTCCGGCGACGCCTCGGAGGCCCTGCGGCTCCTCAACGACTCCCTGCCCTTCGACCAGCGCCTCGCGGCCGAGGACGTGGCGGGTTCGCGCGCCCACGTCCGCGGGTTGATGAAGGTCGGCCTGTTGAGCGAGGGCGAGGGCGAGGCCGTCCTCGCCGCGCTCGACGTCGCCGGACGCGAGCTCGAGGAGGGGACCTTCGCGTTCGCGGAGACCGACGAGGACATCCACACCGCGGTCGAGCGGCGCGTGACCGAACTCGCCGGCCCGGCCGGGGCGAAGTTGCACACCGGTCGGAGTCGCAACGACCAGGTCGCAACCGATCTGCGTCTGTGGACGAAGGGCGCACTCGTGGCCGTGGGGGAGAGGATCATCGCCCTTCAGACGGTGCTGCTGTCACGCGCCGACGAGCTCGGCGATGCACGGATGCCGGGATACACACACCTCCAGCGGGCCCAGCCGGTCACCGTCGCCCACCACCTGCTGGCCCACGGCTGGGCGCTGAGCCGCGATGTGGACCGGATCATCGACTGTCGGGCCCGCCTCGACGTCTCGCCGCTGGGGGCGGGTGCCCTCGCCGGTTCGTCACTGCCGCTCGATCCGGACTTCGTCGCCGCGGAGCTGGGCTTCGCCGGCCGCTTCGAGAACTCCCTGGATGCCGTCAGCGACCGCGACTTCGTCGCCGAGGCGCTGTTCGTGCTGTCGCTGCTGGGCATCCACCTCTCTCGCATGGGCGAGGAGATCATCACGTGGGCGACCGACGAGTTCGGTTTCGTCGCCCTCGACGACGCCTACTCGACCGGCTCGTCGATGCTCCCGCAGAAGAAGAACCCCGACGTGGCCGAACTCGCCCGCGCCAAGGCCGGGCGCCTGATCGGTGACCTCACGGGTCTGCTCGCGGTCCTCAAGGGTCTCCCGCTCGCCTACAACAAGGATCTGCAGGAGGACAAGGAACCGCTGTTCGACGCCGTCGACACGGTCACGCTGACGATGCGGGCCCTGGAGGGCACGATCGCGACCCTCCGTTTCGACACGGAGCGGATGGCCCAGGCTGCGGATTCGCCCTACTCGGCGGCGGTGGACCTCGCCGACCAGCTCGTCGTGAACGGGATGCCCTTCCGGGACGCACACGGCGTGGTGGGGGACCTCGTGCGACGGGCCCTGGCCGGTGAGGCGACGTTGGCGGAGTTGGTGGAGGCCGAGCCCGCCCTCGGTCCGACCGCGGCGCAGTTGCTGGAGCCGGGTGTGGCCCTGTCGCGTCGGTCGACACCCGGCAGCGGCGGCGCGCAGCCGGTACTCGAACAGATCGCCCGTTTCGGCGCCCGCCTGTCGGCCGACGTGGGCCGCCTGGGGCTCGATGAGTCCGAATCGTGAATGGTTCGGCCGTGACAGCCGGGAGGTCGCAGTCGATCTACTCGGCAGGGTGCTGCGTCACGGCCCGACCGCCGGGCGGATCGTGGAGGTCGAGGCGTACAGGGGCACCGATGATCCGGGCAGCCACGGCTACCGCGGTCCGACGCCACGCACCGAGGTCATGTTCGGCCCGGCCGGCCACCTCTACGTCTACTTCAGCTACGGGATGCACTGGGCGGCCAACGTCGTCTGCGGAGCAGTCGGGGTGAGCGAGGCGGTTCTCATCAGGGCGCTGGATCCGGTGGAGGGCGAGGCGCGGATGTGGTCCCGTCGACCCGCGGCACGCCGCCGGCGTGACCTGTGTTCGGGGCCGGCGAAGCTCACCGCCGCCCTGGGCATCGACGGCGGCCTCGACGGCACGGACCTCGTGGCCGACGCCTCGCCGGTCGTCATCGACGATGATGGATTCCGGCCCGGGAGCATCGCCAACAGCGCAAGGATCGGTCTCACCCACGGAGCGGATCTCCCCTGGCGGTGGTACGTCGAGGGCGACGAGAACGTCTCGCGGGCCAGGCCCGGCCCACGGGCATGACGCTGCTGGACGCGACTCACGACTCCATGCGGTCCGCGACCGACCCCGCGGTGGCGCGCGCGGTGGTCGCCGGGTGCCCGCCGGGCCCGCACCGCGACCGCATTCTCGCGATCATCGACAGCAGGTCCGACGTGCTCGACCGCACCTGTCGGCCCGGTCACCTGACCGGTTCGGCCCTGGTCCTCGACGCGGCGGGGGAGCGGACATGTCTGCTCCGGCACCGCAAGCTCGGCCGTTGGCTGCAACCGGGTGGCCACGCCGACGGCGACGCCAACATGGCCGCGGTTGCCCTGCGGGAGGCCACCGAGGAGACGGGGATCTGGGGACTGCGGGTCGATCCCGTCCCGGTCGACCTCGATGTCCACGAGGTGGACCCTCCGGCCGAGGACGCCCATCTGCATCTCGACGTCCGCTTCCTGGTGGTGGCGCCACCGGACTCGGAGCCCGTGGGCAACCACGAGTCCACGGCGCTGGGTTGGTTCACGCCCACGGAGATGGCGGCACTCGAACCCGACGTCGGCATGGTGAGGCTGCTCGCGGCCGCCCGGGAGCGCTACACGTCCTGGGGGACCTGACAGTTCTCCATGTCGTTCGCATCGGCGAAACCGTCGATGCGTTCGGTGACCTGAGCCCCGTCGATCGCGGTGACGGTGAACGCCGGGTCCTCGCCGGTTCGCAGCACGTCGGCGTAGGTGTCCCGGTCACCGATGTAGGTCCGCCAGTCGGCGAGCCACATCTGCACGTTGCCGGCGTCGCCGTCGCCGGCGACCACAACGGGCGCGATGTCTTCGAGGTCGTCGACCATCGTGCGCAGCAGTACCGACGCCTCGTCGATGAAGGTCCCGCGTTCGGCCGGGTCCTGCGCCTCGAAGGCGCGTGGGAGCAGATCGAGTTGGTCGCGAACGGCCCCGCACACCGTCTGGGCCGCCTCCGGGAACGTCCGGTCCTCCATGCGGTCCGGGTGGCCCCGGGGAGCCAGGGGGGAGAAGCCCCATACCCACGCACCGGCCATGACGACCAGCACGAGGGTCGCCATGGCACGACCGAGGGTCCAGAAACGCTCCTCTGGTTGGGTCATGTCTGGTTGGCTCATGGCTGCACGAAGATCGTGGCCTGGTTGGCGTCGGAGATCTCGAGGCCGCCGATCGGCTCCTGACGCCACACCGTGCCGGAGTCGAGGTCGGCGGAGGCGCCGGTTCCCGGCTGGATGATCTCGGTCACGGCGAAGCCGACACTTCGTAGCAGCGAAGTCGCTTCACCTGCACTGAGCCCGACGACGTTGGGAACCTTGATCAGGTTGTCCGGGTCGGACCCCTGGAAGTCGTCGTCATCGCTGGGATCGCCGAGGCCGCCGCCACCGTCGTCGCTGCCCCCGCCGCCGCCTCCTCCGGGTCCGTCTCCCGGAGTGGGAGTGAGCCCGCTCGCCGCCACCTCGAGTGCCACTGGCACGTTCGTCGGCACGATCGTGCCGGGCGCGGGTGACTGGTTCAGGACGGTTCCGGGTTCCTCGCCCGTGTTGGTGAACGTGGTGACGTTGGCCACCAGGAACAGTTGCTCGAGCAGGGACCGGGCCGAGACGATGTCGATCCCGACGAGGTCGGGCATCACCGACTCGGTGGGGATGGAGGTCGGGACGGTGGTCGCCACCGGGGGGACGAACTCGACGACGGGCAGCCCCTCGGTGGCCGCGGTCATGACGCGCTGCCAGATCCTCGCCGGGTACGACCCTCCGAACACCTGGATGAGTGTCGTCGGCGGCAGCATCGGGATCTGCTCCTCAGGGAAGCCGACCCATACCGACGCGGTGTACTGGGGGGTGAAGCCGGAGAAGGTGGCATCGGCTGCGTTCTCGGCGGTGCCCGTCTTACCCGCTGCGGGCCGGCCTTCGAGTTGGGCGGCGGTTCCGGTGCCGCGCTCGATGACGCCGGTGAGCGCCTGGGTCACCTGGTCGGCGACGTCGGCGGTGATGACCCGGCGGGAGTCGACGGAGTGCTCATAGAGGATCGTCCCGTCCGCACGCACGATCTCGGTCACCAGCGTCGGCTCGAGAAGGACGCCTCGTCGGGCGAAGGTGGAGTAGGCCGTCGCCATGTCGAGGGCCGTCACGTTCTCGGTGCCGAGTACCGCGGCCGGGACCGGCAGCAACTCGGCCTCGACGCCGAGATTGTTCGCCATGGCGACGCCGTTCTCGGGGCCCACATCCATCATGAGCTGGGCGTAGACGGTGTTGTAGGAGCTGATCGTCGCCTGGTCCAGTGTCACAGGCCCGCCGCTGCCACCTC containing:
- a CDS encoding NUDIX hydrolase; translation: MRSATDPAVARAVVAGCPPGPHRDRILAIIDSRSDVLDRTCRPGHLTGSALVLDAAGERTCLLRHRKLGRWLQPGGHADGDANMAAVALREATEETGIWGLRVDPVPVDLDVHEVDPPAEDAHLHLDVRFLVVAPPDSEPVGNHESTALGWFTPTEMAALEPDVGMVRLLAAARERYTSWGT
- a CDS encoding DNA-3-methyladenine glycosylase, which produces MSPNREWFGRDSREVAVDLLGRVLRHGPTAGRIVEVEAYRGTDDPGSHGYRGPTPRTEVMFGPAGHLYVYFSYGMHWAANVVCGAVGVSEAVLIRALDPVEGEARMWSRRPAARRRRDLCSGPAKLTAALGIDGGLDGTDLVADASPVVIDDDGFRPGSIANSARIGLTHGADLPWRWYVEGDENVSRARPGPRA
- the argR gene encoding arginine repressor, giving the protein MSEQRLGKAQRQHRIAALLGSQAVTSQTQLVDLLADEGVRATQATVSRDLEDLGAIKVRMPGGQTVYAVPELPSQQIAPDDHLARVFGDWVVDVAVSAPLVVLRTPPGSAHVVASALDRSGVEGIIGTVAGDDTIMIVVAAGHPVDAVSDRLRELSGL
- the argH gene encoding argininosuccinate lyase, which encodes MSTLWHGRFSGDASEALRLLNDSLPFDQRLAAEDVAGSRAHVRGLMKVGLLSEGEGEAVLAALDVAGRELEEGTFAFAETDEDIHTAVERRVTELAGPAGAKLHTGRSRNDQVATDLRLWTKGALVAVGERIIALQTVLLSRADELGDARMPGYTHLQRAQPVTVAHHLLAHGWALSRDVDRIIDCRARLDVSPLGAGALAGSSLPLDPDFVAAELGFAGRFENSLDAVSDRDFVAEALFVLSLLGIHLSRMGEEIITWATDEFGFVALDDAYSTGSSMLPQKKNPDVAELARAKAGRLIGDLTGLLAVLKGLPLAYNKDLQEDKEPLFDAVDTVTLTMRALEGTIATLRFDTERMAQAADSPYSAAVDLADQLVVNGMPFRDAHGVVGDLVRRALAGEATLAELVEAEPALGPTAAQLLEPGVALSRRSTPGSGGAQPVLEQIARFGARLSADVGRLGLDESES
- a CDS encoding argininosuccinate synthase produces the protein MTTNIDKVVLAYSGGLDTSVILRWLTETYGCEVVTFTADLGQGEELEPARTKAEAMGVNEIFIEDLREEFVGDFVYPMFRANAIYEGEYLLGTSIARPLIAKRLVEIADATGADAVSHGATGKGNDQVRFELGAYALKPGIKVIAPWREWDLNSRESLLAYAESRGIPIEMKRTGGSPYSMDANLLHISYEGGPLEDPWTASEEDMWRWSVSPAAAPDEVTTIELTFANGDPVALDGKRLSPAEMLTELNRVGGANGIGRLDIVENRYVGMKSRGCYETPGGTIMLRAHRAIESITLDREVAHLKDELMPRYASLVYNGYWWSPERKMLQAAIDDSQTVVNGVVRLDLYKGNVTVTGRRSDDSLFDEAIVTFEEDEGAYHQGDAEGFIKLNALRLRTAAARGRTLS